The Anaerobranca californiensis DSM 14826 nucleotide sequence TAAAGCTAACTCCATCTTTACCCTTCCTCTAACAAAATAAAGCTTAAGGGGGATTAAAGCCAAACCTTTTTCCCTGGTCAATCCAAACAATTTATTGATCTCTCTTTTGTGTAACAGCAGTTTTCTTTCCCTTAATGGCTCATGATTAAAGCGATTTCCTTGTTCATAAGGACTGATATGCATCCCATATACAAAGGCCTCTCCATTATCAATTCTCACAAAAGAGTCTTTTAGATTAACCCTACCATTGCGAATAGATTTAACCTCTGTTCCTGTTAATACAAGACCAGCTTCATACGTTTCTTTTATAAAATACTCG carries:
- the smpB gene encoding SsrA-binding protein SmpB gives rise to the protein MKIITENRKARHEYFIKETYEAGLVLTGTEVKSIRNGRVNLKDSFVRIDNGEAFVYGMHISPYEQGNRFNHEPLRERKLLLHKREINKLFGLTREKGLALIPLKLYFVRGRVKMELALAQGKKLHDKRAAIAEKTAKREIEKAFRERQKA